From the genome of Tepidisphaeraceae bacterium, one region includes:
- a CDS encoding DUF6492 family protein translates to MTHNAEAIDTFMCVHSSDVPYLLELAVRSWRINFRPKGRLYLICNQRHPIQNFVDRNDLSDVAVISTDADWLSAKELSLHGWYRQQLIKLRAYRICSTANFCNLGADTILLRAIELDDLLVDGYPIAYYTARPRTIADPHYRYELFRTLSLARILRTLPTRTLRHVDFIADLFTFNRADLMALDDRMTALHGADAYHALLHRYGTSARNHKRFGEWTLYTMFVLDVLRRQPVLRDMSRGFLRQAHSQSALQRMSLDVSVLHVASKQCDVDVVARLVNPRLAQSAPTGHASGA, encoded by the coding sequence ATGACCCACAACGCCGAAGCCATCGACACGTTCATGTGCGTGCACTCGAGCGACGTCCCCTACCTGTTGGAACTGGCGGTGCGGTCGTGGCGCATCAACTTCAGGCCCAAGGGCAGGCTGTACCTGATCTGCAACCAACGCCACCCCATTCAGAACTTCGTCGATCGAAACGACCTGTCCGACGTCGCGGTCATCAGCACCGACGCCGACTGGCTCTCGGCAAAGGAACTGTCGCTCCACGGCTGGTACCGCCAGCAACTCATCAAGCTGCGCGCGTACCGAATCTGCAGCACGGCCAACTTCTGTAACCTCGGCGCCGACACGATCCTGCTGCGCGCCATCGAGTTGGACGACCTGCTGGTTGACGGGTACCCCATCGCCTACTACACCGCCCGACCGCGCACGATTGCCGACCCGCATTACCGCTACGAGCTGTTTCGCACCCTGAGCCTCGCGCGCATCCTGCGCACGCTGCCGACGCGAACGCTGCGCCACGTCGACTTCATCGCCGACCTGTTCACCTTCAACCGGGCCGACCTGATGGCGCTGGACGATCGGATGACCGCGTTGCACGGCGCAGATGCCTACCACGCGTTGCTGCATCGGTACGGCACGAGCGCGCGGAACCACAAGCGGTTCGGCGAGTGGACGCTCTACACGATGTTCGTCCTGGACGTCCTTCGCCGCCAACCGGTGCTGCGCGACATGTCGCGCGGCTTCCTGCGGCAGGCGCACTCGCAGTCCGCCCTGCAACGGATGTCGCTCGACGTCAGCGTGCTGCACGTCGCATCCAAGCAATGCGACGTCGACGTGGTGGCCCGACTGGTCAACCCAAGGCTTGCCCAATCCGCCCCGACCGGCCACGCCTCCGGCGCCTGA
- a CDS encoding DUF4114 domain-containing protein produces the protein MTIQSRPVRMIEALETRRLLSVASGIQEFEVDFQPLNAAYGSNAEGEARLTLDTTDPMKPTLRVRIDATGLQDLTAIPGAVHLAHIHGQFEGNAAEALPQQLVGPFFSGDGGLPGSGFAPVNSTVPTSADDGGRLVDEPALGLGSTRYLDFFEGLPDYGPVVMNLPNTDLPAPPDGVSPTEQFVSGVQAGTINPAMLFPRGTEFVLDTTYVFDLSDPDEHRQYHNTVGENGQFLDDRLIVLHGLTVPTGISDAIDDAAGVPAGNPQAGVPLDNGESFRIVAPVAAGEIRAVTGIDSGIYRPGPGGMGNVALPTIYLERDATFNNETGFFVTEADGSIDGIAPGEDGYAEAALRSSSRHVLFEAGTGQGALATPTVGADQNIVFYIVQDASTQQFLADNPDNSLGGDGPLAFFSVTEANPDHADHVRVSKTGGGLLEFRWEDLTNLGDRDFNDVVFPINVVPAGAPAADPDVETFAAVIETLNASGVTGVAHVTRDGDELTVTINATGLAPDKPHAQHIHGRFEGDPATEPREARNSVTPPPTADTDGDGFIEVLEGTAAYGPILLPITSPPIDDNAMPITQSFPTAPGGTIRFTQTYDLSKEQQFFDPLNGIDFDGDDVLPLPLREIVLHGGFVPAGVGEGTTGEVNGSGGYLPTLPVATGEIFSVIEIEDEDEEV, from the coding sequence ATGACGATTCAATCGCGCCCCGTGCGCATGATCGAAGCTCTGGAGACCCGTCGCCTGTTGTCGGTCGCCAGCGGCATTCAGGAGTTCGAGGTCGACTTTCAACCGCTCAACGCGGCCTACGGATCCAATGCCGAAGGCGAGGCCCGGCTCACGCTCGACACCACCGATCCAATGAAACCCACCCTCCGCGTGCGCATCGACGCGACGGGCCTTCAGGACCTGACGGCGATCCCGGGCGCGGTCCACCTGGCGCACATCCACGGTCAGTTCGAGGGGAACGCCGCCGAGGCGTTGCCCCAGCAGCTCGTCGGCCCGTTCTTCTCGGGTGACGGCGGCCTGCCGGGCAGCGGGTTCGCGCCGGTCAACTCGACCGTCCCGACGAGCGCCGATGACGGCGGTCGGCTGGTCGACGAGCCGGCGCTGGGGCTGGGCTCGACCCGGTACCTCGACTTCTTCGAGGGCCTGCCCGACTACGGCCCGGTCGTCATGAACCTGCCGAACACCGACCTGCCCGCCCCGCCGGACGGCGTCTCGCCGACCGAGCAGTTCGTCAGCGGCGTGCAAGCGGGGACGATCAACCCGGCGATGCTGTTCCCCCGTGGGACCGAGTTCGTCCTCGACACGACGTACGTGTTTGACCTGAGCGACCCCGACGAGCACCGCCAGTACCACAACACGGTCGGCGAGAACGGGCAATTCCTCGACGACCGATTGATCGTCCTGCACGGGCTGACCGTGCCCACCGGCATCTCCGACGCGATCGACGACGCCGCCGGCGTGCCAGCGGGCAACCCGCAGGCGGGCGTGCCGCTGGACAACGGCGAGTCGTTCCGCATCGTCGCCCCGGTCGCCGCCGGCGAGATCCGCGCCGTGACCGGCATCGACAGCGGCATCTACCGCCCAGGTCCCGGTGGCATGGGCAACGTGGCGCTGCCCACGATCTACCTCGAGCGCGACGCCACCTTCAACAACGAGACCGGCTTCTTCGTCACCGAGGCCGACGGCAGCATCGACGGCATCGCGCCCGGCGAGGACGGGTACGCCGAGGCGGCGCTGCGCTCGTCGTCGCGGCACGTGCTGTTCGAGGCCGGCACGGGCCAGGGCGCCCTGGCCACCCCCACGGTCGGCGCCGACCAGAACATCGTGTTCTACATCGTGCAGGACGCCAGCACGCAGCAGTTCCTGGCCGACAACCCGGACAACTCGCTCGGCGGTGACGGGCCGCTCGCCTTCTTCAGCGTCACCGAAGCCAACCCCGACCATGCGGATCACGTGCGCGTCAGCAAGACCGGCGGCGGGCTGCTGGAGTTCCGCTGGGAGGACCTGACCAACCTCGGCGACCGCGACTTCAACGACGTCGTCTTCCCGATCAACGTCGTCCCCGCCGGCGCGCCGGCGGCCGACCCCGACGTCGAGACCTTCGCGGCGGTGATTGAGACGCTCAACGCGTCGGGCGTGACCGGCGTGGCCCACGTCACGCGCGATGGCGACGAGCTGACCGTGACGATCAACGCGACCGGCCTGGCGCCCGACAAGCCGCACGCCCAGCACATCCACGGCCGGTTCGAGGGCGACCCGGCGACCGAGCCGCGCGAGGCGCGCAACTCGGTCACGCCACCCCCCACCGCCGACACCGATGGCGACGGGTTCATCGAGGTGCTCGAGGGCACGGCGGCCTACGGGCCCATCCTCCTGCCGATCACCTCGCCACCGATCGACGACAACGCGATGCCCATCACGCAGTCGTTCCCGACGGCGCCGGGCGGCACGATCCGCTTCACGCAGACCTACGACCTCAGCAAGGAGCAACAGTTCTTCGACCCGTTAAACGGCATCGACTTCGACGGCGACGACGTGCTGCCCCTGCCCCTGCGCGAGATCGTGCTGCACGGTGGCTTCGTGCCGGCCGGCGTGGGCGAGGGCACCACGGGAGAGGTCAACGGCAGCGGCGGTTACCTCCCGACACTACCGGTCGCCACCGGCGAGATCTTCTCGGTGATCGAAATCGAGGACGAGGACGAGGAGGTATAA